The bacterium genome segment CAGCAGTGAAGAAGGCGATGCGATTATAACATTACAAAACCATATTGATCAACTTGTAAAGGTGCTTCCGTGAATCCAAGTGAATTACCCGCTTTAAATGCAGTTTTAAACTCGGTTAGTGCAGTCTTGTTAACTGTCGGTTATTTTCTGATCAAAAAGAAAAATCGTTCTGCCCATAAAACAGTCATGATCGCAGCTTTAATTACATCCGGCCTGTTTTTAACATCCTATTTAATATATCATTTTGAAGTCGGATCGGTTCCCTATCCGCATTACGATTGGACACGGG includes the following:
- a CDS encoding DUF420 domain-containing protein, which translates into the protein MNPSELPALNAVLNSVSAVLLTVGYFLIKKKNRSAHKTVMIAALITSGLFLTSYLIYHFEVGSVPYPHYDWTRVVYFAVLIPHVILAMVMTPFIIVAVWHAFHNNYDKHRKLVHWVWPVWMFVSVSGVV